A region of the Gopherus evgoodei ecotype Sinaloan lineage chromosome 15, rGopEvg1_v1.p, whole genome shotgun sequence genome:
TGCCCAAGGAACTAAAAGTAGTTTAGAAATGGCCATTATACCTTGTAAAACTATGTGAGGAAGTAACTATTACACCCATTATACAGTCATGGAAACAACTGCAGCTTGTTCagattcagtggcagagtcaaggaTTTGACATCAGAATTCTGGCTCCCATCTCCTTTTCTAATTACTCTATACTCCCTTCTCTTTTCAAATGAGCAGTATGCAAGCCTTTGAAAACCACATTTATTAATTACAGCCTAAGGCCCTGAATCTCAAAGGTTTTTAGGCTCCCAACTTCTTTTTACTGCATAGAAGTTAGGGTGCCTTAAATACCTTAGAGGGATCTGGgactaagtccctttgtggatctaggccaggggttctcaaactgggggttgggacaccCCCCTCAGGGATTGTGAGGTTATTACTTGGGAGGTCACAAGCTGttagcctccatcccaaaccctgctttgcctccagcatttataatgggttaacatatttaaaagtgtttttaatttataaagggggggagtcggactcagaggcttgcaatatgaaaggagtcaccagtacaaaagtttgagaaccactgatctaggcctTCGTTCCTACACTCTTCCCCTGTCTACTGGTTTTCTGGTATGCTGGTTTGGTCATGGGGCAACTGCAATTTGAACTACAGAACCTGATTCATTCACTGCCAGACAATGAGTATTGCTTGCAGACACTTTTAtttatgagagacaaggtgggtgaggtagtatcttttattggacaagctctctctcatcaacagaagttggtccaataaaagatattacctcacttaccttgtctctctaaggctTTGTATATACTGGACTTTtgtcagtaattttttttatttttcaggggtgtgaaaaaagcacacacacacccccaaatgacaaaagttttaccgattAAAAAGCACCGCTGTGAACAGCGCTTTATTGGCagaagagctctcctgctgacaaagctaccaTCGCCACTCGTTGccggtggaagttttttgttggtgggagaactgtctcctgccaacaaagagcGGGTACACTGTACATCTTGTagcctaatatcctgggactaacatggctacaacagcactaTATATAGCTTTTATTTATAAAAGTTCGCTCCACAAAGATGCTTCGAGTGAAGCTGTCCATTTGAAACAATAACTAATATTTTGTGACTCTATAGTGCCTTTAGAACTCGAAGTATTTACCAGGCATTAACAAATTAAGCCTCCCAACTTCTCTTTAATGCAAAGCAGCATGAGCCCCATTTTTACAGAAATGGAAACTGAGCCATGGACATGCTCTGTAGCAATCACGAATTGAACCTCTATTTCCAAACTCTCTGTCCTGTGCTTTAGCCACAAAATCAGTCTCCTCTATCATAAATTAACCATACAACATGGTAAAGCAACCTTTATACATCTACAAACAGGAATTCCTcctgaaaataagaaaagagagtCTCTAAATATAGCAAAACACAGGattataataataaaagtaataaagGGCAGTCTGCTTTTATGGGTAAATTGAATTATTTTTATGTCCAATTTGCCTGCAGTAAAGGAGAGAGAGACTAGCAGTAAATTATTTAGTGACATGTAAAGTGACTTGGCAGTGTCAGTTGTGACAGTACGACCACTCGCCATATATTGTATTCATACCCCTTCAATCTCCAGTTTGTCATTACACAGTGAAAATGTGAGATTAAGGAAGATTAATTAACCAGAAGAAATTAGGTGACAAAGTTACAAATGGCATCCCAGCCATATGTTCTAAAGCGAAATTATAAAAAAGCTCAGAAACATGAAAAGATCCAGTTTAATTCAATTGCTGGACAGGTAATTGCCAGAGCAGATATTATTAAGCTGAATGTGTTtaattaacttaatttttttcaaagcaaCATAGGTTGTCTCATACCATTACTGTTTCACTGCAATACTCTTTTAAAGAAACAGATTACTCCAGTACCTGTGCAAATACTAAATCAAGAGAAACACAAAAGGATAAAATGTAATGCTATCATGCACCTTAGATCCCTAAACAAAACAACCCTTGAAATTGGGATGTCAGAAAGAAAGGTGAGGATGTGGAGTGTTTTGATATTTGCACTTACCGCAACATTTCCACATGTTTGGAAGGCAGTAAACATAAACATAAAAGCAACTCCTAACATAATTATGTTAAAAAGCTTTTTCGATTTAGGagacattttgttttttcttaggaAGTTGTCCTCTTCAGTCCGGAAAAGttctattttccttttaaagCTCCCTTTTAaggtctgccaaaaaaaaaaaaaccacttaagaaaaaaaacccttcacaaacacaagttactgtaAACTAATTGTTAAGTGTTGGGAAGTATTCACTGGCAAGCTAAGAGGTCTAGTCTCCActgtaaataaaattaaaaaaaaaaacaagtcaaACGTTTAGTAAAAGTTGTGAAGATTATTCAGATCCTTTCGTATGAAGATATGCAGAATGCAGTATATTATTTCTCCATGACATCCCTTCCCCCAGAAGTAGTTTGCCACCCGTTTAGTTAATAAATCAGCTCACTTCCTTGCCACCATTGCTCTGAATCAGATTTTAGTCAAAAGACATTAAATCACCtgacaaaggaaagaaaagacaaTCATAAACGCAAGCCATGCCCATTCACGCTGAACAGGAAATAAGGAATATTTCACAATCCAGGTCAGCTGACTGATCAGGCTAGAACACCCTCATGCACTCTGGGAAATGCAGTTTCAGCATTTCTATGACTTAAAAAAAGAGTAAATCTACAGTATTACTTAAAATAACAATAGCATGTTTGTGGTTACTGTAAATAATATTCTGTAACCTTTAGACGATAATACTTTGGACAAGAAACCAAATTTCTCAGAAAGTCTTTTAAGAAAACTGTCACCTACTGCTTTCAGTCACGCAAAAAGCATTCATAAATGAAGACTGAAAAGCTCAGGGGGTCTTTTCTGTAAACAcagcagaaaagaaaggaaaggaaatatttcattGTCACTGACACACATGCACAGTCTCTCTCACTGTTTCCGTCTGTCGCTCAGTCACTCTGAAAAGGAAGTGAAATAGCTGCACTCAATATTTTGCCTTGAAATCCTTCCAACATAAAACCTGTTATTTAATTGCTAATATATTTATGTATTGAGTTTTGTAGTTGTTTTAAATAAGTAATCCTAAAGATCAGAAGAtccctattttaaaaagtgagtaaAGCAGAAAAAGAAAGTCAGACATCTCATATTAAGTCTacccccacttcctgccattATTATTTAGCACTTGTATTAGACGAGTACCCACAGACACCAGTGAGGATTGTGCTAActcagggcttctcaaactgggggtcgggggggttattacatggggagtcacgagctgtcagtCCCCAAAATCCcactttacctccagcatttataatggtgttaaatatattttaaagtatttttaatttatgagggtggtgacactcagaggcttgctatgtgaaagggatcaccagtacaaaagtttgagaaccactgtgctaactGCTGCACAAATACATACAAAGACATAGGGCAAAACTGGCTCagatgaagtcaatgacaaaactcccatggacttcagtggagtcccACAGTTTCATCCAGCATTTCTTCCTGCCCTGAAAGCCTTATCCAGAAGTTACCATTCCAACAACAGCCAAAAACACTGTATTACTTATTCAGTATTTTAAAGATTGCTCAGCTAGTATTTTACAAAATTGTACAGTATTTTATTTGAAACTAGAGCTTTGTTGTTACTTATGCAAGTCAATAACACTACTCTTATGAGTATTGACTTGGAATAAGAGCCAGGACTCAAGGAGATGCCTGCATGGATCACACTGCAGGAGAAGGCCTTGGTTATGTACTTGGGAAGAGTAGCTCTTTCCCCCTCGTTTCTACATTATGAACACTTacaagcaggagcggcgccagggtttttggtgccctaggcgggggtccttccgcactcccagtcttcggggcacttcggctgcgggtcccagagcgagtgaaggacccaccgcagaattgccgccaccgacccagagcgcggaaggaccccccgccgccgaattgccgccgaggtcagcaaaatgccgccctccaaaatcctggtgccctaggtcgcctaaacggaagcgccggccctgcttacaAGACGAGATTTCTAAGAAACATAGGAGAGAGACTCCCTCTACCATTTTGAGGGATTCACTGTaaagcagatttttaaatctctcctgatATGAAGGATTTTTTGTGGTGTGATTCAAAGAGAAATTTTAAATCTCACTGTTCTATGTGAAATGAAGAAATAACAAGCAgcaataaaacagaaataaaaacaagaagtGAGGCATTATTTCCTTACTTGAGATTGCTCATGCAGGAAATACCTTGCTTCTTGTTTTTATATCAACATTATTGCTTCTTGTTATATGTTATTTTCACTATTgagtaaaatatttattaaacaaagcaTTATACTAAGAACAAAAAGTCAAATCTAACTATTAGCTTTTAGAAATCTCTCATTCACACTGTAATCCCAGTTAAAGAGAGATCTCTGGAAATGTAGTctcttcttcatttcagtttattttctttttaaacaaagcaaTTTATGAAGAACACAATCATAAACCTTTAGTAATGAGCTACATAATCATtagtcattattattaattattattattattattattattatttgactaGTATCATTGAAGAAAACTGTGTAGACAAGGTCAAATTTCCCACTGTCACACTAACACTGGTATTGCAGCACTGGCTAGTGGAGTATAGTCACAGTGCTAATATGGATAAGCTGACTGTATCTCTTCTACATCAGTTGGAGCAGGCGTAAACAACAGAAAAGTAACAATTCCAAATGCCAGTCACCCTAGTACTCCCACTATTGCTACAATCCCACTAGTGGAGCTACACTGTGGCAGTGCAGCAGTGGAATATCTGAAGAATAATGCTAGCAGTCTTTTGTGCCACTGAAGTATATATGTGGTGTCCTAGCACCTTGGAGTAGAGATGTGGAAGCCATTGAGAGGTAATATCCATGCCTTGGCGTCAGGGAGGTTTTTATAGGATGCCAGCAGCAACATGGCAGCATGCGTATGCTTATGCGGCTTTCACATGGCACCCCAAAACCTTGGCAATGTGCATGTAAGCTTTCACACAGCACCAGCAACACTGTCACAGATCATGCATAAGGGCTTTTCCACTGCACTCCAAGCAATATGCTGAGGTATCCTTGGGAAGCTTTCACATTGCTGGAAAGGGTACATACATGCATGGAGAGTTCACATGGCACTCCCAGCACTATGGAAGCGCATGAATGTTTGTGGCACTTTTACACACCTTGTCCCCAGTAGTGTGGCAATGTATATATGTGTGAGAGGCTTGTATGCAGCATTCCCAACCACAGGATGAAAAATGTGTGTAAATGCAGGGAGCTTTCATGTGGCAATCCAAGCAAAGTGGCAGGATGTATTTGGGAGGGAGTGCTACTTTCATAAACTGCCTCCAGCACTTTGGCAGGAGGGGGTGGCACTTGCATGGGACACCCCAGCATAATTGCAGGGAGTGTGTGTTTCATGGGAGACAGAAAGGGAAGGAGTTTCACACAGTGCCCTGACATGACACTTGCAGCACATGGCAGCTTGACATAAGGCTTCATGCTGGCCTTACAATAGCAGAGCAGGTATGCATGGCTGTTCTGAGGCCTTCAGTTTGtatcccacagccccccacccatGTATTTGGGAGGGAGGTTTAAAATGACACCTTTTGCACCTAGGTCGGCATGAATGCAGGGTGGAAAGGAAGTGCCTACATGTAGTGCcttcacctggcattggctgcactATGGCAGGGCGAGTAGGGGGCTTCATGCACTGACCCCATATTGTGGTAAtgcttgtggggggagggagaaatgggACTTTAATGGAGACTGACCAGCACAACAGCAACGTGTGGGTGTGCCTCTGAGGAGCACAGGACCATGGTTCCCATCCCACATGAGGGGTGACCACGGGCCTACAGGTGCATGGTGGAAAGGGAAAGTACCCTCCCCATTATCGCTGAAGTGAGAGGTTCCTAACTAATCAGCCCACGATACAAGTGAATGGCGCGTGTCCAGCTTGTATCTAACTTTGTTACAGCTCCCTCCCGCCTCTGCCTATGTTTCTGGCCCTGTCACTCACACATGACAGTCTGGCTcgcaccttccctccccctcacacccACCAGCCCTTTCGGCTGATCGTCCGCCATTTTGACTCGGTTCTTTCCTCAACAGCTCCCCGGTGCTTCGCCACAGGAGGCTCCTCCCAGAAATTTCACATTGTTcgggtttttttctcctttcccagAGGGACGAAGATTTACCCTCGATCTTTGTCCCGATTTTCGGGCCACAATTCGTTCAAAATTTCCCCGCCTCAGCCGATCCCTTCCGGGGTCACTGGCCGGCCGCCCCAACCGCCACTTTCTAGGATCGCCGAAATATTTCTTGAGAGGCGGACTCCCATGGATGTTTCACGGCCGCTTCTGTAAAACGCGCGAAGGCGTGAAATAAAcgaactgaaaatgttggttAGGGAGAGAGCTCGGCGGTCTCGCGCGCGCGGGTCCGCTTCGCTTCCGGGTCAGAAGCGGCCATTTTGTGGCGTTAAGTAGGAGGGTGCGGGCTCCACTTCGCTCATTTGCTAGTAGCAGCGGTGAGAGGTGGGTGGCAGCTGCGCTGCATTTGCCCTTCCCCCTTCTCGGCCTCCAGTCCCCGGGCTTGGGTGCCCCTCTGTTGCCTCTACGGAGCCTGCGAATCTTCTGCGGTCTCATTCCACGCTTCGGCGTCTGTTCCCTGGCTTGAGGGTCCTCCCAGGCCAAATCCGCTACCGCCTGCCCTGATCTGTTCGCCAGCTTTCTCTCCTCAGTCCCGCCGCCCCTCGGGGGCCTCCGCCCGCCATGAGCTACGGGCGCCCCCCGCCTGATGTGGAGGGCATGACTTCCCTGAAGGTGGATAACCTGACCTACCGCACGTCTCCAGACACGCTGAGACGGGTCTTTGAGAAGTACGGGCGGGTGGGGGACGTCTACATCCCCCGGGACCGCTACACCAAGGAGAGCCGCGGCTTCGCCTTCGTCCGCTTCCACGACAAGCGCGATGCTGAGGATGCGATGGACGCCATGGACGGCGCAGTGCTGGACGGCCGGGAGCTGCGCGTGCAGATGGCCCGCTACGGGAGGCCTCCGGACTCGCATCACAGCCGCCGGGGGCCGCCGCCGCGCCGATACGGAGGTGGTGGCTATGGACGCCGCAGCCGCAGGTAAGAGCCCGGCAAGCCAGGCGTGttaggtgggggatggggcagaaggcTGCTTTCCCAGGGCTATAGAGGAGTTGGGAGGCTCAGGACTGAGGGTAGGAACCATGGGTTTGAGGGGCAGCGGCGGTACAGCCTGGGGGAGCCACTGGCACCAACGTGACGCAATGGAGGAGGGTGTTTCCTGGCTGGGAAGGCAGGATCGGCGCGAAAACGCAGCCTTACAGAACCACGTGGTGTCCATGGCTGCGGGGAGTGTTCGGGGGTGGATGGTAGGCTCAGCCCCAGGCCGCTTCCTCGGAATAATAACGCCTTGTAACCGCCGCGTGTACGGGGGCGAGGAAGAGACCTGTTCCACTTCCACCCTGACTGGCCCAGCGCATCACGTCTTTTTCACGTCTAATCGAGTGATTTTAACATTCTAGCCCCAGAAGACGCCGCCGTAGTCGATCCAGGAGCAGGAGCCGCTCTAGGTCCCGCAGTCGATCCCGCTACAGTCGGTCCAAGTCCAGATCTCGCACACGCTCCCGATCTCGCTCCACCTCTAAATCTAGGTCTGCCAGGAGATCCAAATCCAAGTCGTCATCCGTCTCCAGATCCCGATCCAGGTCGAGGTCCAGATCCAGGTCTAGAAGCCCCCCACCAGTCTCAAAGAGGGAATCTAAATCCAGATCCAGGTCTAAGAGCCCCCCTAAATCTCCCGAAGAGGAAGGAGCTGTATCCTCTTAGGAAAATGGTAATGTAGTTGGAACTCTATGCAATTTGCATGTTACTTCATAATAGCCCTTAAGTGGGGTGTATCGGGATAGTTCTTACGATATTAACAACCTGAATCAAGTGACTGGTAATGGGAGACACTGTTACCTTTTTGTGCAGACTTTTCAGTTATTCGGCTAGGGAAATAATTTTTTGCAGAGGACATTTTCGTTTTGTTGAGAGATTAATGGTTTGGTTTTAATGAAATATTGTATGAGACGCAACCTATTAATGAAAATGACTATTTCTTGCTGTTTTTATCCAACATCTGCATTTTCCCCTTTAAAGCTGCGGTCTCCTGTTTGCTAAAAGAATATTGGCCAGTATTGCAGATTTTAACTGATTTGGCTGATCCTCCAGGGACCAGTTTCTGTGGGCGTGTATTGGAGCAGGTTTGTCTTTAAAAGTTAAAGATACACTATCCTTTTATAATGG
Encoded here:
- the SRSF2 gene encoding serine/arginine-rich splicing factor 2, which gives rise to MSYGRPPPDVEGMTSLKVDNLTYRTSPDTLRRVFEKYGRVGDVYIPRDRYTKESRGFAFVRFHDKRDAEDAMDAMDGAVLDGRELRVQMARYGRPPDSHHSRRGPPPRRYGGGGYGRRSRSPRRRRRSRSRSRSRSRSRSRSRYSRSKSRSRTRSRSRSTSKSRSARRSKSKSSSVSRSRSRSRSRSRSRSPPPVSKRESKSRSRSKSPPKSPEEEGAVSS